A stretch of DNA from Chloroflexota bacterium:
CAAATGATTGTACTCTTAAACCGATTTATTGACAAGAGGGAAATCTTGGGGATTGCCTCATTCCAAAAAGCACTCAAACTACTTGACACTGACCTGGTTTTATCATACACTTGGTTCAATGTTCGGTACGCGATCTCACTGGCTTACAACGCGCGTCATCCTGGCGGAGATGATTATGAACAACTCGAAACGGCTCGTGACTGCTTATGCGGCTATTTTGTTAGTTCTGTCTGTTACCGTGCTTGCCTTCACCGATACTCCTCGGCAACCGACCGGCTTGAATGCCGTCAAGCCAATGTTGCAGGGGACCTCAACCCCGACGAATACGCCGCGCAGTCTACCGCCGACGGCGACGACAACGAACACTTCTCCGCCGAATTTGACAGCGACTTTTGTCTTTACCCAATCCCAGACATCCGCGGCTCAAACTGCAGCGGCGCAAACCGCGACCTCTGCCGCTCAAACTGCCGCCGCTCAAACTTCGACCTCTGCTGCCGCGCGTCTTACCCAGACCGCCCAAGCCAGAGGAACCGGCACTGCATTAGCGGTGGCGCAAACTGCGGTCGCGGCAACCCAGACTGCGCTTGCCCAACCCACTGCAACTTCAACCACCGCCGCTACGGCGGAACCGACCCAGGTTCCCGCGACCATCACACCCTTGTTGTCCGGCGCAACCGCCGTGCCCACTTCACTCTTCGCGGCAACAGCAACCTCAACGCCAATCCCCTCGTCGGCGCTGCCGACCACCGGCGGTGATTCACCTATCTTTTGGTTGATTGCCGGACTCGTCGCCATCGCGCTAGCATTTGGTTCGCGCTATTTGCGCCAATCCACGACTTGATTTCGCATCACTGATTTGGAACGGCGGGTACGCCGTACGGCGTACCCGCTTTTTTATTCGACATGGCAAATGATGCCTTGGTCAGGATCCAGGTCTCTCGAAGAAACCTGGATTCTTATCTGTTGCCGCATCTATCACGGTGACTTGAAGATGCTTGGCAAAAGTACCGGATTGAGCCAACCCAGGAACCCTTGCCATTTTTGTCCACTGGTTAGTGGTCCGGCAATGTTGTTTGCTTCCGTCAATTCAGCGACGTAACCATAGGTCGGGCTACAGCCATTCGGCGGACTATCGCACGTATCTACTTGCGCAAAGTATCTGTGACTACCTTGCGGCAGATAACATTGGATCTGCAAATTGGTTGTCTCGCCCGCGCCCAGCGCATACACCCAGCCAAAGTTTAGTCCGCCCCCTTGCGCCGGACAACTTCCTACATCTCCCGGAATCGTCGGCGTGATGGTTGGGTCCACGTAGATGTCCACCCAGACAAAATAGTTGGTCGTGCCCGTATAATCTCTCGACGCGCGAATGACTCCGCTCGGCAATTTGCGTACCGCACCACGCACACCGGATTGTTGCCCCACGCGCGCGGTCGTGGATAGTTTTAGC
This window harbors:
- a CDS encoding LPXTG cell wall anchor domain-containing protein, translating into MNNSKRLVTAYAAILLVLSVTVLAFTDTPRQPTGLNAVKPMLQGTSTPTNTPRSLPPTATTTNTSPPNLTATFVFTQSQTSAAQTAAAQTATSAAQTAAAQTSTSAAARLTQTAQARGTGTALAVAQTAVAATQTALAQPTATSTTAATAEPTQVPATITPLLSGATAVPTSLFAATATSTPIPSSALPTTGGDSPIFWLIAGLVAIALAFGSRYLRQSTT